In the Setaria italica strain Yugu1 chromosome VI, Setaria_italica_v2.0, whole genome shotgun sequence genome, one interval contains:
- the LOC101766837 gene encoding uncharacterized protein LOC101766837 isoform X4, whose amino-acid sequence MDADWRSQLQPAARNRIVNKIMETLTKHIPVPPPLPEDLIELRKIAVRFEDKMYAAASSQIALKMLAVETYTKTQHNPGNAQVSPILKPSDPGSSSKGKKGKKLRCHFCKKGGHFKKDCPKKKKWFEWLTVPAGSSSKGKKGKKLRCHFCKKGGHFKKDCPKKKKWFEEKCI is encoded by the exons ATGGACGCCGACTGGCGCTCGCAGCTCCAGCCCGCGGCGCGCAACAGGATCGTCAACAAGAT AATGGAGACTCTGACGAAGCATATCCCAGTACCACCGCCACTGCCAGAGGATCTGATTGAGCTTCGAAAGATCGCTGTGCGATTTGAAGACAAGATGTATGCCGCAGCCTCCAGCCAG ATTGCTCTCAAAATGCTGGCTGTGGAGACCTACACAAAGACACAGCACAACCCTGGAAACGCTCAAGTCAGTCCAATTCTGAAACCATCAGATCCAG GTAGCAGCAGCAAAGGGAAGAAGGGAAAGAAGCTGAGATGCCATTTCTGCAAGAAAGGTGGTCATTTCAAGAAGGACTGCCCCAAGAAGAAAAAATGGTTCGAATGGTTGACGGTTCCTGCAGGTAGCAGCAGCAAAGGGAAGAAGGGAAAGAAGCTGAGATGCCATTTCTGCAAGAAAGGTGGTCATTTCAAGAAGGACTGCCCCAAGAAGAAAAAATGGTTCGAAGAGAAATGTATAT GA
- the LOC101766837 gene encoding uncharacterized protein LOC101766837 isoform X1, which produces MDADWRSQLQPAARNRIVNKIMETLTKHIPVPPPLPEDLIELRKIAVRFEDKMYAAASSQSDYLRKIALKMLAVETYTKTQHNPGNAQVSPILKPSDPGSSSKGKKGKKLRCHFCKKGGHFKKDCPKKKKWFEWLTVPAGSSSKGKKGKKLRCHFCKKGGHFKKDCPKKKKWFEEKCI; this is translated from the exons ATGGACGCCGACTGGCGCTCGCAGCTCCAGCCCGCGGCGCGCAACAGGATCGTCAACAAGAT AATGGAGACTCTGACGAAGCATATCCCAGTACCACCGCCACTGCCAGAGGATCTGATTGAGCTTCGAAAGATCGCTGTGCGATTTGAAGACAAGATGTATGCCGCAGCCTCCAGCCAG TCTGATTATTTGCGCAAGATTGCTCTCAAAATGCTGGCTGTGGAGACCTACACAAAGACACAGCACAACCCTGGAAACGCTCAAGTCAGTCCAATTCTGAAACCATCAGATCCAG GTAGCAGCAGCAAAGGGAAGAAGGGAAAGAAGCTGAGATGCCATTTCTGCAAGAAAGGTGGTCATTTCAAGAAGGACTGCCCCAAGAAGAAAAAATGGTTCGAATGGTTGACGGTTCCTGCAGGTAGCAGCAGCAAAGGGAAGAAGGGAAAGAAGCTGAGATGCCATTTCTGCAAGAAAGGTGGTCATTTCAAGAAGGACTGCCCCAAGAAGAAAAAATGGTTCGAAGAGAAATGTATAT GA
- the LOC101766837 gene encoding uncharacterized protein LOC101766837 isoform X3 translates to MDADWRSQLQPAARNRIVNKIMETLTKHIPVPPPLPEDLIELRKIAVRFEDKMYAAASSQSDYLRKIALKMLAVETYTKTQHNPGNAQVSPILKPSDPGSSSKGKKGKKLRCHFCKKGGHFKKDCPKKKKWFEWLTVPAGSSSKGKKGKKLRCHFCKKGGHFKKDCPKKKKWNCL, encoded by the exons ATGGACGCCGACTGGCGCTCGCAGCTCCAGCCCGCGGCGCGCAACAGGATCGTCAACAAGAT AATGGAGACTCTGACGAAGCATATCCCAGTACCACCGCCACTGCCAGAGGATCTGATTGAGCTTCGAAAGATCGCTGTGCGATTTGAAGACAAGATGTATGCCGCAGCCTCCAGCCAG TCTGATTATTTGCGCAAGATTGCTCTCAAAATGCTGGCTGTGGAGACCTACACAAAGACACAGCACAACCCTGGAAACGCTCAAGTCAGTCCAATTCTGAAACCATCAGATCCAG GTAGCAGCAGCAAAGGGAAGAAGGGAAAGAAGCTGAGATGCCATTTCTGCAAGAAAGGTGGTCATTTCAAGAAGGACTGCCCCAAGAAGAAAAAATGGTTCGAATGGTTGACGGTTCCTGCAGGTAGCAGCAGCAAAGGGAAGAAGGGAAAGAAGCTGAGATGCCATTTCTGCAAGAAAGGTGGTCATTTCAAGAAGGACTGCCCCAAGAAGAAAAAATG GAATTGCTTATGA
- the LOC101766837 gene encoding uncharacterized protein LOC101766837 isoform X2, with protein sequence MDADWRSQLQPAARNRIVNKIMETLTKHIPVPPPLPEDLIELRKIAVRFEDKMYAAASSQSDYLRKIALKMLAVETYTKTQHNPGNAQVSPILKPSDPGSSSKGKKGKKLRCHFCKKGGHFKKDCPKKKKWFEWLTVPAGSSSKGKKGKKLRCHFCKKGGHFKKDCPKKKKWFEEK encoded by the exons ATGGACGCCGACTGGCGCTCGCAGCTCCAGCCCGCGGCGCGCAACAGGATCGTCAACAAGAT AATGGAGACTCTGACGAAGCATATCCCAGTACCACCGCCACTGCCAGAGGATCTGATTGAGCTTCGAAAGATCGCTGTGCGATTTGAAGACAAGATGTATGCCGCAGCCTCCAGCCAG TCTGATTATTTGCGCAAGATTGCTCTCAAAATGCTGGCTGTGGAGACCTACACAAAGACACAGCACAACCCTGGAAACGCTCAAGTCAGTCCAATTCTGAAACCATCAGATCCAG GTAGCAGCAGCAAAGGGAAGAAGGGAAAGAAGCTGAGATGCCATTTCTGCAAGAAAGGTGGTCATTTCAAGAAGGACTGCCCCAAGAAGAAAAAATGGTTCGAATGGTTGACGGTTCCTGCAGGTAGCAGCAGCAAAGGGAAGAAGGGAAAGAAGCTGAGATGCCATTTCTGCAAGAAAGGTGGTCATTTCAAGAAGGACTGCCCCAAGAAGAAAAAATGGTTCGAAGAGAAAT GA